From the Saccharomycodes ludwigii strain NBRC 1722 chromosome I, whole genome shotgun sequence genome, one window contains:
- the BFA1 gene encoding Bfa1p (similar to Saccharomyces cerevisiae YJR053W | BFA1 | Byr-Four-Alike), translating into MSIRPSFKNISNTSFEELESSLVSNKQKHNRDVYTINNDNKSLWSNNNQLTYQQYHPASRLNNSITNMNNGIKNNNSQAPLSPISSSSSTMLSLTRRKRELATGVSPFTESDHSISIIQEEREKEKEKEKEKDIKENERDAHLDTSFIDGFELTEKDRFFMKNTGGKYSFLDGNFVAACPETSRKKVREISNTNNYIEEQKRQQLVNFDNHLNQIQESFEDGFNLVEEETEPRQEDTTNILSDNLFLTQPKPLSSLTSQIPRSSSYDKYLTLRKNNISSNLNPKENKIVEQNMNPKSNINRNKLTKFKSMSNLGLKTKTANNNNYFIFHNLKGKIKQNEEMLKANNKPIPNENIRKLKNKNSVPILRKSYSSRLIRDYLADKNDNYHNIYDASFSDGFDNNAEAQMASSIAPQYIISSSPTKTSAINYFNNSAEDTKKGTALGFLKLNSEDNESYVVTDHPSLLTPQLRPRKYNNDMMDKKSVLKAFREPYPSQEEKLIKRRNPGRLQTIKQEIDSHTPLTKGKMHYNPKKLRWEGNVEAVNNFPEYSKPLLISKNPDFQLKKRLAMNSTGTGTGIGSGGLESRKKVGSMIFDSDNLRWVSANGEESEENPFKNIDAYALPSGIIQSSTLQKKRHEKSTIYPIGNDKSRRCYSNIGLANTDKHASTTDDLLFTINSKKLELFYHEENIWSDSLKCWVNNDDALSFAVSREQAYEIRKMVLSSTKSK; encoded by the coding sequence ATGTCTATACGTCCTTCCTTTAAGAACATTTCGAATACCTCATTTGAAGAATTAGAATCATCGTTAGtatcaaataaacaaaagcaCAATAGAGATGTTTAcactattaataatgataataaaagtttgtggtcaaataataaccaaCTAACTTACCAACAATATCATCCAGCTTCACGCCTTAACAATTCTATTACTAATATGAATAATGgtataaaaaacaataacagtCAAGCTCCCTTATCTCCcatttcatcatcatcaagTACAATGCTTTCTTTAACCaggagaaaaagagaattaGCCACTGGAGTATCACCTTTTACAGAAAGTGACCatagtattagtattattcaagaagaaagagaaaaagagaaggaaaaagaaaaagaaaaagatataaaagaGAATGAAAGGGATGCACATCTGGATACTTCTTTTATAGATGGCTTTGAACTTACCGAAAAAGATAGattttttatgaaaaatacAGGCGGCAAGTATTCTTTTTTGGATGGGAACTTTGTGGCTGCTTGTCCAGAGACttcaagaaaaaaggtTCGTGAAATTtcaaatactaataattatattgaaGAACAAAAACGCCAACAATTGGTCAATTTCGATAATCATTTAAATCAAATACAAGAATCATTTGAGGATGGTTTTAACTTAGTGGAAGAAGAAACCGAGCCTAGACAAGAAGATACGACAAATATTCTAAGCGAtaacttatttttaacacaACCAAAGCCACTTTCATCTCTAACTTCACAAATACCACGTTCATCATCGTATGATAAATATCTAACtttaaggaaaaataatatatcgTCAAATCTAAATCCAAAGGAAAACAAGATAGTAGAACAAAACATGAATCCAAAGTCAAATATCAATCGAAATAAATTAACCAAGTTTAAATCAATGTCTAATTTGGGactgaaaacaaaaacagcaaataacaacaattattttatttttcacaacttaaaagggaaaataaaacaaaatgagGAAATGTTAAAGGCTAACAATAAACCAATACCTAACGAAAACATCAGAAAactgaaaaataaaaactctGTACCAATTTTAAGGAAAAGTTATAGTAGTAGATTAATAAGAGACTATTTAGCAGACAAAAACGATAACTatcataatatatatgatgCTAGCTTTAGTGATGGATTTGATAACAATGCAGAGGCACAAATGGCAAGTAGTATTGCCCCtcaatatataatatcatCTTCACCAACTAAGACTTCTGCTATAAACTACTTTAACAATTCAGCTGAAGATACAAAGAAAGGCACGGCACTtggttttttaaaattgaactCAGAGGATAATGAAAGTTATGTAGTTACAGACCATCCCTCACTACTAACTCCACAATTGAGACctagaaaatataataatgacatGATGGACAAAAAGAGTGTATTGAAAGCTTTTAGAGAACCATATCCTTCACAAGAAGAGAAACTAATAAAGAGGCGAAATCCTGGAAGACtacaaacaataaaacaagaaataGATAGTCACACACCTTTAACAAAGGGCAAAATGCATTATAATCCGAAAAAACTTAGATGGGAGGGTAACGTCGAAGCTGTAAATAATTTTCCGGAATATTCCAAGCCGTTACTAATATCGAAAAACCCTGATTTCcaattaaagaaaagacTTGCAATGAATTCAACTGGAACTGGTACCGGAATAGGTAGTGGTGGTTTGGaatcaagaaaaaaagttggCAGTATGATATTTGATAGTGATAATTTAAGATGGGTTAGTGCTAATGGGGAAGAAAGCGAGGAAAATccgtttaaaaatattgacgCTTATGCGTTGCCTTCAGGAATAATACAGTCATCAACGCTccagaaaaaaaggcaTGAAAAATCAACTATTTACCCGATTGGCAACGACAAGAGTCGAAGATGTTATAGTAATATTGGACTGGCTAATACTGATAAACATGCTTCTACAACTGATGATTTACTTTTTACGATAAATTCGAAAAAACTAGAGTTATTTTATCATGAGGAAAACATATGGTCTGATTCTTTGAAGTGTTGGGTCAATAACGATGATGCTCTTAGTTTTGCTGTTTCTAGAGAACAGGCATACGAGATAAGAAAAATGGTGTTGAGTTCCACAAAATCTAAATGA
- a CDS encoding Zn(II)2Cys6 transcription factor (similar to Saccharomyces cerevisiae YOR172W | YRM1 | Yeast Reveromycin resistance Modulator), which translates to MSDNNNIPASLKYYSSIANTNTSNVSLNTNTFTPGRNGCNPIYSQSLPLNSQQIPYALPNLLISTTQSQTQHTHHSITDDNVVNNIQNPSISHYPDGSTFLPNQFTNIVQQQRPQQLQQQRPQQLQQQRPQQLQQQRPQQLQQPAGLQYFDDPYLFHENNTTNLYNNKDEMLSTNYYNPINHHNLINDNQNTNTNHNISIGNSTSSHIINNTCKKRNNNTYNRINKKRKDFTKKKIITSNTNTNSTTTANNVYPVDASANQGSNNTNNKIFRKMACTSCKRRKIKCDGAKPVCGSCSKRKLAQEYCIYDSSPWISGAVREKKMLDQIAELRREKNELLNKIRLLEKNDDTTVDNPANTSSPVQQISPYFVDEFYTLFKENSGDGSDSCVYYGPFSWQTLVKFDDSFNFVSDKIIKKIREDCYVDLKSTHDNSRSLRYTNLYSNEASIMTDNIRQDVLPKGVDYPLYRSLNSMDHKVELLQVYLEFLPNILELKILIDNYFEGFASYAFFCVLDKEDLYADFEDIFGIDLNTITSVSHHPPLKLDCKMINKNIANVFSRFARLILTSALSFFLGLGNFINMSEAKNINGIREIKLLERFPYVNDPKQIYDIFTKYDISYVEDLTELCLNLDGFLGTPSIPILHTLCMFFIYTLLNTRHLMDFELYTMHSLFTLATRMAIKLGLHSDIDVLYKDYPLKFRKQLKKTWIFLLFHDYYQNIRTGTPLNIVWKQELYYHTLLKRAREDLSTCYCVVLFFQQFLSRFSNADAAECIHLITEMSHLCRDHFKLDLSDIFELISSGTLHEKELYANIRLIRTYLYVYALASSVFQNMYVSTNSQPLLKEKYRLWALKYSTIYLMSVLDILKTLKQFHVKYNLDKNCIFYLLRHIRDLAIKPILFLSGLIIEYLKEYRLKSNDLAYKTKQTKMFRIDDLIEGQTVLNTSLRELEIPFDENNTDELHKLGKIFAKNNTMTLLRFLYMVLEELNDFLSDIKIYDIRYIFLYLNILITYVVENFKDLKFDVSFVNKDFLMTFNSNKKQSDIRKNKKEFEKRDFSSNNNSGAGSSKIDLKGKIPSFKSKNGLKQVHNIESNALREENIYRIETNKHDNSIKTTSNANSFIDSNVINNNNNNNINININTDNTNSTASVAHIMKNNDDNSVTTNEVNNDYLSEQYVGPPKHTDNMPFSNLKHLKSDLKNNWFEDLKKALDIDGDSDFIQGLSAFFDSSFSYNHNSDSNDGGINNINSNYNFNFQD; encoded by the coding sequence ATGagtgataataacaatatacCTGCTTCATTAAAATACTACAGCTCCATAGCCAATACTAATACTTCAAATGTTTCTTTAAATACCAATACATTCACTCCTGGACGTAACGGTTGTAATCCAATTTATTCACAATCATTACCTTTAAACTCACAGCAGATCCCTTATGCCTTGCCAAATTTACTTATTTCAACCACACAGTCACAAACTCAGCACACCCATCACAGTATAACCGATGATAATGttgtaaataatattcaaaatcCTTCCATCAGCCATTATCCCGACGGTTCTACCTTTTTACCCAATCAGTTTACCAATATTgtacaacaacaaagacCACAACAGTTGCAACAACAAAGACCACAACAGTTGCAACAACAAAGACCACAACAGTTGCAACAACAAAGACCACAACAGTTGCAGCAACCCGCTGGTTTACAATATTTTGATGATCCGTACCTATTTcatgaaaataatactaccaacctctataataataaggaTGAAATGCTTTCAACAAATTACTATAACCCCATCAACCAtcataatttaataaacgATAACCAGAATACAAATACCAACCATAATATCAGTATTGGAAATAGTACCAGCAGTCatatcattaataatacttgcaagaaaagaaataataatacttacAATagaattaacaaaaaacgTAAggattttacaaaaaaaaaaattatcactTCCAACACCAATACCAATAGTACCACTACAGCTAATAACGTATACCCTGTTGATGCCAGTGCTAATCAAGGCAGTAATaacaccaataataaaatttttagaaaaatggCTTGTACTTCATGTAAAAGGAGAAAAATCAAATGTGATGGTGCCAAACCGGTTTGTGGGTCATGCTCTAAAAGGAAATTGGCTCAGGAATACTGTATTTATGATAGTTCTCCTTGGATTAGTGGTGCAgttagagaaaaaaaaatgctcGACCAAATTGCGGAATTACgaagggaaaaaaatgaattgctaaataaaattagacttttggaaaaaaatgatgataCTACCGTGGATAATCCTGCTAATACTTCGTCACCAGTACAACAAATATCACCCTATTTCGTGGATGAATTTTACACTCTTTTCAAAGAGAATAGTGGCGACGGGTCCGATTCATGTGTATATTACGGTCCATTTAGTTGGCAGACTTTGGTGAAGTTTGATgatagttttaattttgtttccgataaaatcataaaaaagATCAGAGAAGATTGTTATGTCGATTTAAAATCCACCCATGATAATTCAAGATCATTGAGGTACACGAATCTATATAGCAATGAAGCTAGTATTATGACTGACAATATTAGGCAAGATGTGTTACCTAAAGGAGTTGACTATCCCCTATATCGTTCCCTTAACTCCATGGACCATAAAGTTGAACTTTTGCAAGTTTATTTAGAATTTTTACCCAATATTCtggaattaaaaattctaaTAGATAATTATTTCGAAGGTTTTGCTTCATatgcatttttttgtgttttgGATAAGGAAGATCTCTATGCAGATTTTGAGGATATTTTTGGCATCGATTTAAATACTATTACTAGTGTGTCACATCATCCGCCTTTAAAACTTGACTGCAAAatgattaataaaaatattgcaaATGTTTTTAGTAGGTTTGCCCGTCTAATATTAACATCAGCACTATCTTTTTTCCTGGGATTGGgcaattttataaatatgtcTGAAGCCAAGAATATCAATGGTATACGTGAAATTAAACTATTAGAAAGGTTCCCGTATGTTAACGACCCTAAACAAATCTATGATATTTTCACTAAATATGATATTTCTTATGTGGAAGACTTAACTGAATTATGTTTAAATTTAGACGGATTTCTCGGAACCCCATCCATACCAATATTACACACCCTTTGTATGTTCTTCATATACACGCTGCTAAATACGAGGCATCTCATGGATTTTGAATTATATACGATGCATAGTTTATTCACTTTGGCAACCAGAATGGCAATTAAGTTGGGCTTACATTCAGATATTGATGTTCTGTATAAAGACTATCCTCTCaaatttagaaaacaattgaaaaaaacttggatttttttactctttcatgattattatcaaaacaTTAGAACGGGTACCCCGTTGAACATTGTGTGGAAGCAAGAGTTGTACTATCATACATTACTCAAACGTGCACGTGAAGATTTAAGTACATGCTATTGCGTGGTACTTTTTTTCCAGCAATTTTTATCTAGATTCAGTAACGCTGATGCCGCTGAATGTATTCATTTAATTACAGAAATGTCACATCTTTGTCGCGATCATTTTAAGTTAGATTTGTCCGATATTTTCGAATTAATATCTAGTGGCACTTTGCATGAAAAGGAACTATATGCTAATATCAGGTTGATAAGGACTTATTTGTATGTTTATGCACTAGCCAGTTCTGTTTTCCAGAATATGTATGTTTCCACTAATAGCCAACCactattaaaagaaaaatatagacTATGGGCTTTGAAATATTCAACCATTTATCTCATGAGTGTTTTAGACATATTAAAAACCCTCAAGCAATTCCatgtaaaatataatttggataaaaattgtattttttatttgctaAGGCATATTAGAGATTTAGCCATTAAAccaattttgtttttaagcGGACTAATAATCGAATATCTAAAGGAATATAGATTGAAATCAAACGATTTAGCATATAAAACTAAACAAACCAAAATGTTTAGAATTGATGATTTGATCGAGGGCCAAACTGTACTAAATACAAGCCTAAGGGAGCTGGAAATACCATTTGATGAAAACAACACTGATGAGTTACATAAATTGGGGAAAATATTTGCAAAGAACAACACAATGACCTTATTAAGGTTTCTGTACATGGTGTTGGAAGAATTGAATGATTTTTTGAGCGACATCAAAATTTATGACATTCGatatattttcttgtacttgaatattttgattacCTACGTtgttgaaaattttaaagacTTAAAGTTTGACGTTAGTTTTGTgaataaagattttttaatgacCTTTAATTCAAATAAGAAGCAGTCAGATAttaggaaaaataaaaaagaatttgaaaaacGTGATTTCTCAAGCAACAATAACTCTGGTGCTGGTAGTTcaaaaattgatttaaaagggaaaataccctcttttaaaagtaaaaatggTTTGAAGCAAGTCCATAATATAGAGAGTAATGCCTTAAGggaagaaaatatttatcgTATTGAAACTAATAAACACGATAACAGCATTAAGACCACCAGTAATGCTAATAGTTTTATTGATAGCAATgttataaacaataataataataataatattaatattaatattaatactgACAATACAAATAGCACTGCTTCGGTTGCACatattatgaaaaataacGACGATAATTCCGTTACAACCAATGAGGTAAATAACGATTATCTTTCAGAACAATATGTTGGTCCGCCAAAACATACAGATAATATGCCATTTTCCAACTTGAAACATTTGAAAAGTGATTTAAAGAATAATTGGTTCGaggatttgaaaaaagCTCTGGATATTGATGGGGATTCAGATTTTATTCAAGGATTGTCTGCTTTTTTTGATTCGTCTTTTTCATATAACCATAATAGTGATAGTAATGATGGTGGAATTAACAATATCAATAGTAATTATAACTTCAATTTCCAAgattaa
- the RAD7 gene encoding UV-damaged DNA-binding protein RAD7 (similar to Saccharomyces cerevisiae YJR052W | RAD7 | RADiation sensitive), with translation MYRPRTRRGDATNDNKIKGPNSALSEFLREQGINAENIRQRWLKKQKQDELLEKEGNENENEVTKNVYEQKLAQEDKELREVISIADDYSEEENTNLLDKSNKTSKRNNITTSARRLRSFKLNEDENELLEIKELTTDSNRRRTLRSVAEQDSDEEEYTPSSKEVVLIDQSNKPSKVKNQKKTIQERRKRRKRAADLLNRRVNKIPSLQELVIMKISEQITSIESKKETGIDKPIFSQLRDILGGVSLENFNNLAKTLCKNRSLNDDTLQLFLQTKLETLEFHDCSKISYEGYKTLAVFTPRLKYLSLQMCGQLNNEALIYLADKLQNLECLYLDGPFLINEETWDIFFSKMKSRLKHFKISNTHRFTNNSLKSLMSNCGIFLKTLGLSRLDSINEYNLIPLHISENTLEHLILEYPYKEEDLNDQCLIDILNKSPHLETLRLNGCTGLTDSFIINGIGESLNGQNGNNNYLKVIELEDLDQISSDGIIYLFSRIQFTTLEICNLKKCVDLDDSSIQELFSNKATESLKYLNLNSLHKITRGAFEGMNFPVLERFNCSFVRSVDDSIIKLIETNCPKLTVLEVFGNNKISSKAMVRKGLALIGRQSDIL, from the coding sequence atgtaCAGACCCAGAACTCGTAGAGGAGATGCTACCAATGATAACAAAATCAAAGGACCCAATTCTGCCTTGTCTGAATTTTTAAGAGAACAAGGTATAAATGCCGAAAATATTCGTCAAAGGTGGCTAAAGAAGCAAAAGCAAGACGAGCTActagaaaaagaaggaaatgaaaatgaaaatgaagtaACTAAAAACGTTTATGAGCAGAAACTGGCGCAAGAAGATAAAGAATTACGGGAAGTTATATCTATTGCTGATGATTATAGCGAAGAAGAAAACACAAACCTTCTTGAcaaaagtaataaaacGTCTAAGAGAAACAATATCACCACTAGTGCTAGAAGATTAAGATCATTTAAACTTAATGAAGACGAAAATGAATTActagaaataaaagaacTAACTACAGATAGCAATAGACGTAGAACGTTAAGGTCAGTAGCAGAACAAGATagtgatgaagaagaatataCCCCATCTTCAAAGGAAGTTGTTCTAATAGATCAATCCAATAAGCCTTCAAAGGTTAAGAACCAAAAGAAAACCATtcaagaaagaagaaaaagaaggaaaaggGCTgcagatttattaaatagaCGAGTTAATAAAATACCCAGCTTACAAGAGCTGGTAATTATGAAAATTAGTGAGCAAATCACATCCATTGAATCAAAAAAGGAAACTGGTATCGATAAACCCATTTTTTCGCAATTGCGTGATATCCTAGGAGGCGTCTCTTTAGAAAACTTCAATAATCTAGCCAAAACTTTATGTAAAAATAGATCGTTAAATGATGATACTTTACAATTGTTTTTACAAACAAAGTTGGAAACTTTGGAATTTCATGATTGTTCCAAGATTTCTTATGAAGGCTATAAAACGTTGGCTGTTTTCACACCACgtctaaaatatttatctcTACAAATGTGTGGTCAACTAAATAACGAAGCCTTGATTTATTTAGCCGATAAATTGCAAAATTTGGAGTGTTTATATTTGGATGgaccatttttaattaacgAAGAGACATGggacatttttttttctaaaatgaAATCCAgattaaaacattttaaaatttccaaCACTCACAGGTTTACAAacaattctttaaaaagtttaatgTCAAATTGTGgcatatttttaaaaacattggGATTGTCAAGGTTAGATAGCATCAACGAATACAATTTAATTCCGTTGCATATATCCGAGAACACTTTAGAACACCTAATTTTAGAGTATCCCTATAAGGAAGAAGACCTAAATGACCAATGCTTGAtcgatattttaaataaatcaccGCATTTGGAAACCTTGAGACTAAACGGATGTACTGGTTTAACCGATTCctttataataaatggTATTGGCGAGTCGCTAAATGGGCAGAATGGGaacaataattatttgaagGTTATAGAACTTGAAGATTTAGATCAGATTTCGTCCGATGGTATAATCTATCTATTTAGCCGTATTCAATTCACTACGTTGGAGATTTGTAATCTAAAAAAATGTGTTGATTTAGATGATTCAAGTATTCAGGaactattttcaaataaagCCACAGAATCATTAAAgtatttgaatttaaacTCATTACATAAAATTACTCGGGGGGCATTTGAAGGAATGAATTTCCCTGTATTAGAAAGATTTAATTGTTCTTTTGTAAGATCCGTCGATGATTCCATTATAAAGCTAATCGAAACCAATTGCCCTAAGCTAACCGTATTAGAAGTTTTTGgcaacaataaaattagTTCAAAGGCAATGGTTCGTAAAGGACTTGCTTTGATAGGGAGACAATcagatattttataa
- the PRP39 gene encoding Prp39p (similar to Saccharomyces cerevisiae YML046W | PRP39 | Pre-mRNA Processing) — protein MHAIHTNMAINNSSEPLILDPNLYLDSNFIKENSEWEKAYKAIDWDNNVQSIDTFLHETEKLVIKYSAPNEKIKRGICTCFNLVLTRYPLFFGYWKKFTAISYRLYGLDYSIHVLERSVNAFPHSLELWCDYLNVLVANKSQEYDFIRSKFELASWLVGYHFMAHPFWDKYIEFETKLSAETGEYSLIQDIYKNVCKIPLYHHAKYSTNYRKLIRNLHKDSPELLKMEEESLHKSHLPVQNILGKLWEFESKIKQSFFNLNPLPQNELTNWDNYLKFLLVPSSLLNSSNIPEHFIETVFERCLIPCNKYEHFWIKYLVYKYKRKDANSIKYLSILKRGLSVLPDDRNDTLIATALTCLHNSIFTEGENPSIKNQFFQSYLQVLIDLYKIKPKNHQYVLEYLKIYKLWNGIKYSSHHIDKNRQYNLNNYKKYVKNLETLLQKYFSKSDYHRTLDIDVRFFRYMLNDNSIDTVIVELIKVRWFVFKETLAIKKIFATYWNRPQLKNSVKFWLLYYKFQKKVKDFDKLASFFTRLGEYIFLPTLVINDMLEDYKTFVLLNGNLKDITKKSEDFWLTLDCKRNDPMWSKNKIKRNWTTKRYKSAGHAGILVERPESQNSVIHRKVLKKNSAQELPTLKVPHHMNNAIKPINYFTTDYLQQYGGNTKMNKILKGNAVGKNK, from the coding sequence atGCATGCGATACATACAAATATGGCCATAAATAATTCATCAGAACCCTTGATACTGGATCCAAATTTGTATTTAGATTCAAATTTCATCAAAGAAAATAGCGAATGGGAAAAAGCCTACAAGGCAATTGACTGGGACAATAATGTGCAATCAATAGATACTTTTCTACATGAAACAGAAAAGTTGGTGATTAAATATTCAGCACCTAAcgaaaagataaaaaggGGTATTTGTACATGTTTTAATTTGGTTTTAACCAGATACCCTTTGTTTTTTGGCTActggaaaaaatttacGGCTATTAGTTACAGATTATACGGTTTAGATTACTCTATCCATGTGCTAGAAAGAAGCGTTAATGCATTTCCACACTCTTTAGAATTATGGTGTGACTATTTAAATGTATTGGTGGCAAACAAATCACAAGAATACGATTTCATTAGAAGCAAATTTGAACTGGCATCTTGGCTGGTGGGATACCATTTTATGGCACATCCCTTCTGggataaatatattgaatTTGAGACAAAATTGTCTGCCGAAACTGGGGAGTATAGTTTAATTCAGGACATTTATAAGAATGTTTGTAAAATCCCATTATATCATCATGCTAAGTACAGTACGAATTATAGGAAATTAATAAGAAACTTACATAAAGATTCACCGGAATTATTGAAGATGGAGGAAGAATCACTGCACAAATCACATCTACCCGTTCAAAATATTCTTGGTAAGTTGTGGGAGTTTGAATCTAAGATTAAGCAatcatttttcaatttaaacCCGCTACCACAAAATGAGTTAACTAATTGGGataattatttgaaatttttattagttcCGTCCTCTTTATTGAATTCATCCAATATACCTGAACATTTTATAGAAACAGTTTTTGAACGATGTTTAATACCATGCAACAAATATGAGCatttttggataaaatatttggtttACAAATATAAACGAAAGGACGCTAAttctattaaatatttaagtatattaaaaagaggATTATCAGTATTGCCTGATGATAGAAACGACACTTTGATAGCAACTGCCTTAACTTGTTTGCATAATTCAATTTTCACGGAGGGAGAAAATCCATCCATTAAAAATCAGTTTTTCCAATCATACTTGCAAGTTTTGATAGATTTGTACAAAATCAAACCGAAAAATCATCAATATGTTTtggaatatttaaaaatttataaattatgGAATGGCATAAAATATTCATCCCATCacattgataaaaatagacAATATAACTTAAACAATTATAAGAAATACGTTAAAAATTTGGAGACTTTACtgcaaaaatatttttccaaGAGTGATTATCATAGGACATTAGATATTGACGTTCGCTTTTTTAGATATATGCttaatgataatagtaTTGATACTGTGATTGTTGAGTTAATTAAGGTGCGttggtttgtttttaaagaaacattggcaataaaaaaaatatttgcaaCTTACTGGAATAGACcacaattgaaaaattcgGTTAAATTCTGGTtgttatattataaattccaaaaaaaggtaaaagaCTTTGATAAGTTAGCATCATTTTTTACCAGATTAGGTgagtatatatttttaccaaCATTAGTGATTAACGATATGTTGGAAGATTACAAgacttttgttttattgaatggcaatttaaaagatataacaaaaaaatctGAAGATTTTTGGCTCACTTTAGATTGTAAGCGTAATGACCCTATGTGgtctaaaaacaaaattaaacgAAATTGGACAACAAAACGATATAAATCAGCAGGACACGCTGGGATACTGGTGGAAAGACCAGAATCACAAAACTCTGTTATCCATagaaaagttttgaaaaaaaacagtgCTCAAGAGCTTCCAACTCTTAAAGTCCCTCATCATATGAACAATGCAATAAAACctataaattattttactaCCGATTATTTACAACAGTATGGAGGAAATACTAAGATGAATAAGATTCTGAAAGGAAATGCGGTgggtaaaaataaataa